ACCACACTGGGTCCAGACCATATCCAGAAGAGCTTTATCTATTGTAATACCATATGCATTGTTATTGTTAAACTTGTGGAATAAACCCTTGCAGATTTCACTGGGAACTACTGTTTTAATTTTCTAATAGATGATTGCTCCAATTATCTTTACGTTCtttctgatattgtttttgtattaATTTGTCTGCTTACTTTTAGCGTATATTTTTAAAGCCACTACAAACATAAAGTGATGCCACTGGGTGACATGTATTGATAATTACTCTTTGAAACAGTAGCCTGCCATTAGTTGAACTCCAGTGTTGTGATTGTAATTATGTGACACTGCACTATGTGTTAAAACATTCTATATGTTATCTAGatgtaattttgaatgtttttGAATACTTTTACTCTTAGTGGCATGGATACATTGTGCTTATACTTTCAGGAAATGGTGTTTCATTTGGGAGATTTGCTGATGGTGCGCTATGCTCAAAACATGTCCacaaatataattttttacaaCTATTGATCTGTTGAGTTTAGTGACCCAATAAACCACAGACATACAATGTGCTCAGAGTTTCCATAATGGTCACAGGCCTTCTTCTCAACTTCGTTGCAACTACCTATAGTCAAGAAGTCAAACAATGGGAAGTCCAGTTTGGAATACCAGAAATACTATAGAATGGACAGACTCCTCTCACCATAAAGACAATACATTGAGTTACAGGCTGGATCATCAAAAAGACAGTTACATACGACCTTTCAGTGAAGACCTTCTTCTGAAAAGAAAGAaacacagacattcacacaagcaagcacaccttctATCCACAGCCATTCTGACTagaatgcttgtgtgtgtgtgtgtgtgtgtgtgtgtgtgtgtgtgtgtgtgtgtgtgtgtgtgagagagagaggaggggggggggggtctattttgGACATTGacctttttggccgaaagcttattttgtggcagcctttttgttgtgcctatcagtgactcagcatctccactatatggtgaaatgCATACTCATTACTTATAGTACCTGTTATCTTGTGTAACACTTCATCATACTCAAAAGGAAGTGTTTATTTAGCAGTCTATTAGTCAAATATAAGctccatttatttatttgtgttttcaaTTTTTGTCTTTAATTTTTAGCTTAAAGTTTTGTAAACATAAATACAAAATGTCTGCTGTAAAACAATATATGTTGTTGAGTTCTGTTTGACTGCATAGTATAAAATGAAACATGTTGTTAATTACACTTCAGCAAGCAAGTTCGAAAGCTTATTAAGCATAGAATCAGTTGTAAGTAAGTCAGTTCCGAAATAAAAAGGTAAGGTTGTAGGCTTAAAATTTCATACTTGTCGGTTACTTTAGAACTTTCAGCTGTACAAGTAACTGATATGAAATGTGTAATTTCTAGCAtctatacttttttaaatttttgattgcaCTTACCAGTTTTAGCACCTAAGGCAGATTCCTCTTTGAGGCCAGCTGTGCTCGTTGCTCCCACTCCTCTCGCCTCTGCTGTATGCGCTTGAATCTTGGAATGCTGCTTTCTTCAACCTCTGAAGCATTAGTCTCATTTTCAGTCTGGGTATTCAGTCTCTCTGCTGCTGTTTTGCTCTCAGTGCTTACAATGTGCAGTTCTTTCTCTTTATATATGTTTGCCCAAGCTCTGTGTGGAGTTCTTTCTGAAGAAATGAAGCAACTATCTGTGCGCTGTGATTCAGGAACAGTTTTATTTCTAATGCGTTTTTCGGGGCTCATGTTATCCTTTTTATAGGGGGATAAAATGTTCTCGTTTATGTTTGTGTTCTCATTGCTTGCAGTGCTGCTTCCACTTATACTTCTTTGATACTTAAAATTTGCTGGGCTGCTGTGTCGGGTATTATTCACGGGGGCAGCTAATTTAATAGGTGGTTCAGGAACTATGTCTGTGTGGTGTTTTGACTCAACAAGTGGTTCCTTAACAGGCAACTTTTTCCTCTCTTCTTTAGGTGAATCTCCACATTCATTTTCTTTGTCACTATCTCTTGATTTTGTTGCCTGAGTGTCAGAGACGGCTTGGTTTTCCCGGTTCTTTGATGAGAGACTTTGTTGGCTAAGAACTTCAATATCACTATCTTTCAGTTTAAGAGATCTCCTAGCAAATACTTTGAGTAACTCAGGTTCTTCCTCGTTTTTAAGGCCTATCTCTTTCGTCACTGACTTTTTACGTAGAACTACTTCGTTCATACTATTCTCGAATACACTGCCTGACTCTGATCCAAAAGTTTCTTTTGATTTTGAGCTCCTGTGGCTATTATCTGTAGAACTTGCCTCAGAACAGACTGACTCACGTCCTGATGAAAACCTTTCAACAGGAGGAAAACAGTCTTCCTCCTTTCTGAGGATGGGGTCCCTTTGCACAGATTTTTTACGAATTACTACATCTTGTATACCAAAATCTTTTGTACTTATGGACCCTTCATACTTATTTATGGTCTTCATATCTTCAGATTCGTTTAGGATATTATCATTCAAAGGGACGTGAGAATCTGGAGAATCAAAACTAGACGATTGTTTCTTAAAAGCAAACTTTGATGGGTGGCGTGCTGTTTGCATTTCAGATGATATTGAAACAACTGAGTAATTTCTATTCTGTTGACTTGGAGTTGCTGTTAATGATATACTTCTCTTTGTTTTCACAGGATTGTTTATTCCTGCTTCTGGCTTTGCTATTTCTTCAAATGCAGAAGCAGGTTCACATATCTTCTGTATGCCATCCGATGTGTGGCCAGCAGGTTTTCCAGTTACATTTCTACCATCAGCACCATCCTTAACTGCTTTGAACTGTTCTTCTCTAAAGAGCTTCTGCTTAATGGAAGATGTTGTTCCATGTGTTTCCTGGGATGTCTCAGAAATGAGTGATGCCCTTTTTGCTTGTTCATCGGCATCATCTGTCTGTTCAGTCTTTATACCTAACTTCTCATCAATACTTTTCAAACGACTTCTTTGTGGATCAGGTTTATCAGTATCAAAAATTACATTCACTGCAGGCTGACTATCAACACGATTCAGCTGGATTCTGAGAAATTCAGGAACGTGTTCTGATGCAGTAGCAAGCCGAGGTTCACGTTTTGTTGGTTGTGGCCGGGGAGTAAAATTGTGTGCAAGTGAATCTTTTTCCTGCTGAGATAATCCAGGGGGTGTTTTTGGTAAATCAGCACTTTTCCTGGCATTATCAAAACTCTTTGCAGTACTTTCTTGTCCACTTAGCATTTCAGGTAAATTCGACTCAGTTTTTGTTGATTCTTGTGCAGTTATTACCAGCTCATTTGGCTGTTGAGTTGCATCATTTATTGCTGCTATAGAAGGCCGAGTGTCTACTGAAAGGTCAGCTTTTACAACTTCTTCCATTGTATTTTCACCTTTATAGATATCCATGTTATCCTGCTGCATAAAATGTGAACTATTCCCTTTTAAGTCTGTTTTAGTTTCTTCATgttttgtgaatgtttgtgtgaTAGTGATACCATCAGTGCCAGGTGGCAGCACTACATGTTGAGTGTAGTTGGTATCATTTTCACTACCTGAGGATGTTTTTGGTGGTTTAGACTCCAGCACAGACGAAGTTTTTGAATAATGATCAGTACTGATACTTTCTGAAGAGGCAGCCTTTTCAAGAGATCCTACATTTTCCTTAGCTAGAGGAACTTCAGGAGATGAAACACTTGTGAATATATTTTCAATTGTTTTTTCTTTTAGAACGCTTGTTGTTGATACATAAACATTGTTTGCAAACAGGTTTGTCTTCTCATTGGCAGCGGTTTCATCATAAAACAATAATTCTTTTTCCATTGGTTTTGTACTCAGTGGTCTTTCACTACTGATTGtcataatttttgtttcatcagcaGATATTGTTGCTGAAATTGTGCTTTTGTAAGATATTGTTGTCTCTTCTACTTCTCTTACATCTTCCTGAAAGCTCAGATCTTGGCTTTCTTTGACCATGTTACTTAATGTATTGCTTGTATTTGATGCTGGTTTTTTGTGAGTTTTCTGTGAAAAATCTATATCAGTTCTAAAGCTCTGAGACTTTTTGATTGGAAATTTTGGAGAGCTTGGTTTCTCAACTGTGTTCACCAAGGAACTGCATTCTCTTTCATCAGTTTCATCATACGCACTAGGAAGTGGTTGCTCACGAGTTAGTGCTTCACCAATTCTGAAGGAAGATTTGTATTCATTTTCATTGGAGAGAGAATCTTGACTTTCAGATCTTTTATCTGCATTTATATGCTGCAATGAAGTGGAATTAACTTCTTTGCTACCTCCTGCGCTATGTGATGTCCACACATGTTtcggaggagaaacagagagattTCCATGCATCACATCTGGAACTACTTTTTCTGCTACACTTACATTGTCATTTTTGTCAGTCACTAAAATATCTGAGCCATAATCATTTGGAGGAATGGAAGTAACTTCAGGGACTTCAAgaacttttcctcttttttctattTCAGGACTTGGTGGTAAATTAATTGGCTCTACTCTCTGACGTGAGGCAGCAGAACTTCGTGGCTGTAATTTGGTATTATGATGCCTAGATGACGCATGGGAAGTAAAATCAGTGAAAAAGTCATTGGCATATTGCCCACCTTCATTTATTCGCTTTGGTATCAGTGGTGGAGCTGAAATCTGTTTGTTTAAGTTATCACCAAGATTGCTGTCTACATCATctgatttttcctttttctttttcccaCTACGTCTCGACAAGAGCCGTCCGAAAAAGGTTGTTTCCTCTttcttttcatctttttctttattttcatcctTATCTTCTGCAGTGTCTGCTttctcatcttcatcctcttccccaACAATGCCAAACATTTCCCTTGATTTTGTGAGAGCTTCTAGGGCAATTATACTTGACATATTCATTTCAAGTTCTGAAGCAGATGCTGCTCGTTTGTAGCGGCTGCTTGAAGATGCTTCAGTCTGTCTGTATGCAGCATTTGACCGGCTTCGAGGCAGTTTGTTCACATGTTCTCCGGGAGTGAGAGCTAATCCAGGAGGGAGAGATGCAGATTTTTGTTGAATTTCAATAGGCAGATTCACAAGAGGTGGCAGCATGTGTTCAGTTGCAGTGGAAGGCCAAGCAGGAATTTCAGTGTCATCATTCTTGCTAAATTCAGATGCGTTTTCTGCAAGCATCAGTAAATAAAGCCATGCATCAGCGCTTATGAACATGCAAGCTTTGATATAAATGTTTCATTACAAGGtattaaattaaataaacacacatgtatataaataatgagccatgctcacTGAAAAGACATAACATGCAGATTTGGAAAATATGCCATTGGTGTAGCTACAGAAGAAAGACtgttaaacacaaaataaaatcctGAAAGCACTGAATAAATGAAAGTGATTTTGTGGTATGAGAGCAAAGTCTGAACTTGTTGTACATGCAGTGTAGTGAAATGGGAGGGGAAAAgcacacaataaaaaaaatgtgacatgtAAATATCATGATATTTCAACTCACACAACAATGTGAATATTATTAGAGCTATATACACTTAGTCATAtttcaaaatgtagaaaaaatgtattaTTGCAAATTAGTGATATTGTGTAATTAATTATAAACATTGGATCATACAAAGAGAAGGagcttaaaccctaatctttcttcctttctgcATGACTAAGTAAAAGAGCTACATGATATACAgtatgtttggagagaacattagaCATAGATCAAAAGAACATCAGTTTACCAGTAGTAAATAATGATAAAACATTCTTCACTATACTAGAGCACATTAAAAAGTTACCAGACTTGCACAATATTGGCATTGATATCAATGGTAAATGTCATACATTCTGCATGATAATCTCAATAAGtgtcaattacactttctgaataGTTTTGTTCACATATCTTTCGAAAGTGATGACTGTGTCTATTTCATTCAGATGGATAAATCCCAGTAATGTATATTTGTTCTGAGTAGTTTATCATACGAGGGAATTCATCCAAAGCTGGTGAGGATTTACAAGGACTCAGATACTTCATACCCAGAAAttggaagaaaaaaaatcagatgttACTGTACTACTCCACATGAAGGACATACTAAAAATAGAAGCACAGATCAAACACTGAGAAAGTGTACTGTGTGGCACTGAAGCATTTGCAATTAAGAGTTTATGAAACAGCTGATACCAGAGAAAATATCAGCAATCAGAGCAATGAGGGTGGCACTCATTACAAGAAAAATTAAGGAAGACCTGCAGTGTAAAACAATGTATAAAAATCCTTCATCTTGACAATTCACTTGTCACCTTAGATGTGTCACAATTGGAAAAGTGAGCAAATTAAAGCATACATTGTTAGAATAACCACTGTATTCACCAGATCACTTGCTGATTGCACTCTATTTCTGAAACTGAGTACAATTTTGGCTGGAAGAGCATTCTGAGTTCACAGAAAACTTTATGGTTGCCTTGATGGGAATTTTGCCGAGTGTAGTGCCTTCCTTAACCATTTGTCCCTTCACACAGTAAATTGCAAAAATATAAACTGGGACTATATTCTAAGAGTAAATAGATTTTTCTGCCGAAAAAGCCACAGTCATTCACTGCTTAACTGATAACTTTTCAACTTGCTCATGTAGTTTGACTACatgcaatgaggtgacaaaagtcataggatagtgatatgcacatctaCTAGTgatggtagtatcatgtacacatggtataaaaggacagtgcattggcagatttgtcatttgtactcaggtgattcatgtgaaatggtttccaacTGATCAtggcacacgacaggaattaacatactttgaatgcagaatgttagttggagctagacacgtgggatatttcatttaagaaatcataagggaattcagtattctgagatccacagtgtcaagagtgtactgagaataacaaatttcaggcacgaCATCTCACTGCaaacaatgcagtggctgacagaCTTCTCTTAATGACTGAACGCAGTAGTGTTTACGTAGAGTGGTCAGTGTTAGCAGAGAATGAAACTGCATGAGATAACCACCAGAGTCAATGTGGAATGTatgatgaatgtatccattaggacagtgaggcaaaatttggcattaatgggccatggcagcagacgacttacatgaatgcctttgctaatagcactacattgcctgcagcacctctcctgagctCATGATCATATCGGTCGGATGCTAGGCAGCCATGGCCTGGCCAGGTGAGCcctgatttcagatggtaagagctgatggtagggttgaagTGTGGTGCAGACATGAAGCCAAGGACCCAACTTGTCAACGAGAcactgcaagctggtggttgctccataatggtgtggggtgtatttacctggaatggactgggtcttgtggtccagctgaactgatcattaactgtaaatgtttatgttcaggtacttgaagaccatttgcagccattcatgaacttcatgttcccaaacaatgatggaattatcactgggccacaattgttcgtgattagttttaagaacattctggacaatttaagTAAATGTTTTGACCACCCAGATTGCCTcatatgaatcccatcaaacacgtatgggacataactgagaggtcagttcaggcacaaaattctgtaccagcaacactttcacaattatggatggctgtagaggcagtgaGGCTTAATATTTATGCAGGGACTTCGAaccttgttgagtccctgccatgttgagttgctgcactatactGGGAGAAAGAAGTCTGACACAATATCAGGAGATatgccatgaattttgtcacctcagtgtaaagtaaAATGTTTACAAGATATGTTATATAAGTGGTCATGATTCTCAGTTGGTTCAGTAACTTTCTTTTCTGAAATGCATTCCACATCCATATAAGAAAGtaccataaaataatgaaaatgaaaataattgcaAAATGGAATGAAAAGCAGAAATGTTTGAGTGTCATACATAGTGGAAGTTAAATAGCACTTGTATAAAATCAAGTCCTGTAGAATGTACTAAGTTGAAGTGAACTGAAGAGACAGCTTTTACTTATAGAGTTAAGAAAACTTTTTGGATAATAGAATAAAACAAATGACATTTTTCACAAACAACATAtttgtttccaaaatgaattttctcTGTGCAGTTATATGTGTGATGatttgaaactttttggcagattaaaactgtgtgcctaccTGGTACTCAAAATGCAGACCTGTGCCCTTTGTGGGCAAATGCGCTGCTCACTGAACTT
This region of Schistocerca gregaria isolate iqSchGreg1 chromosome 7, iqSchGreg1.2, whole genome shotgun sequence genomic DNA includes:
- the LOC126281243 gene encoding uncharacterized protein LOC126281243 isoform X1, whose translation is MSAATGHSLNLMACVRESSPHEPPPDADQASRQEGKRRRFHPLRGLRRMFRRKAASAGGGAVGSAAGGCRSDEEEAHHHHHPHDHHHAHHHHHHHHADGAALDHLQQEQLRCRSASELLAADGPTARRRSGAGAPGGVGGGPLGAAGLSVSHDSVFTAEHHSSCEDMRSASSLSIQQLVKDELLDAVRRRRSGQQRDQQETSEDTDEDLGLPRSPTNSPPTTADVLLDKTLKENPTKSHSTCSDGSLLSMGSSEMDEDSMGQNSGHSSKISLQDKKIYQENASDAELDIGVLAVPLSHSAARHKMAVRPKRTHGAPRRHRMQQISAGSSLPTTPEVNEEASCRSTSPEVKQRKENASEFSKNDDTEIPAWPSTATEHMLPPLVNLPIEIQQKSASLPPGLALTPGEHVNKLPRSRSNAAYRQTEASSSSRYKRAASASELEMNMSSIIALEALTKSREMFGIVGEEDEDEKADTAEDKDENKEKDEKKEETTFFGRLLSRRSGKKKKEKSDDVDSNLGDNLNKQISAPPLIPKRINEGGQYANDFFTDFTSHASSRHHNTKLQPRSSAASRQRVEPINLPPSPEIEKRGKVLEVPEVTSIPPNDYGSDILVTDKNDNVSVAEKVVPDVMHGNLSVSPPKHVWTSHSAGGSKEVNSTSLQHINADKRSESQDSLSNENEYKSSFRIGEALTREQPLPSAYDETDERECSSLVNTVEKPSSPKFPIKKSQSFRTDIDFSQKTHKKPASNTSNTLSNMVKESQDLSFQEDVREVEETTISYKSTISATISADETKIMTISSERPLSTKPMEKELLFYDETAANEKTNLFANNVYVSTTSVLKEKTIENIFTSVSSPEVPLAKENVGSLEKAASSESISTDHYSKTSSVLESKPPKTSSGSENDTNYTQHVVLPPGTDGITITQTFTKHEETKTDLKGNSSHFMQQDNMDIYKGENTMEEVVKADLSVDTRPSIAAINDATQQPNELVITAQESTKTESNLPEMLSGQESTAKSFDNARKSADLPKTPPGLSQQEKDSLAHNFTPRPQPTKREPRLATASEHVPEFLRIQLNRVDSQPAVNVIFDTDKPDPQRSRLKSIDEKLGIKTEQTDDADEQAKRASLISETSQETHGTTSSIKQKLFREEQFKAVKDGADGRNVTGKPAGHTSDGIQKICEPASAFEEIAKPEAGINNPVKTKRSISLTATPSQQNRNYSVVSISSEMQTARHPSKFAFKKQSSSFDSPDSHVPLNDNILNESEDMKTINKYEGSISTKDFGIQDVVIRKKSVQRDPILRKEEDCFPPVERFSSGRESVCSEASSTDNSHRSSKSKETFGSESGSVFENSMNEVVLRKKSVTKEIGLKNEEEPELLKVFARRSLKLKDSDIEVLSQQSLSSKNRENQAVSDTQATKSRDSDKENECGDSPKEERKKLPVKEPLVESKHHTDIVPEPPIKLAAPVNNTRHSSPANFKYQRSISGSSTASNENTNINENILSPYKKDNMSPEKRIRNKTVPESQRTDSCFISSERTPHRAWANIYKEKELHIVSTESKTAAERLNTQTENETNASEVEESSIPRFKRIQQRREEWEQRAQLASKRNLP
- the LOC126281243 gene encoding uncharacterized protein LOC126281243 isoform X4, which codes for MAAAAVVVKKPLAGAPAPPSRRERRRPRCRCCQPAVSACRRFWDELLDAVRRRRSGQQRDQQETSEDTDEDLGLPRSPTNSPPTTADVLLDKTLKENPTKSHSTCSDGSLLSMGSSEMDEDSMGQNSGHSSKISLQDKKIYQENASDAELDIGVLAVPLSHSAARHKMAVRPKRTHGAPRRHRMQQISAGSSLPTTPEVNEEASCRSTSPEVKQRKENASEFSKNDDTEIPAWPSTATEHMLPPLVNLPIEIQQKSASLPPGLALTPGEHVNKLPRSRSNAAYRQTEASSSSRYKRAASASELEMNMSSIIALEALTKSREMFGIVGEEDEDEKADTAEDKDENKEKDEKKEETTFFGRLLSRRSGKKKKEKSDDVDSNLGDNLNKQISAPPLIPKRINEGGQYANDFFTDFTSHASSRHHNTKLQPRSSAASRQRVEPINLPPSPEIEKRGKVLEVPEVTSIPPNDYGSDILVTDKNDNVSVAEKVVPDVMHGNLSVSPPKHVWTSHSAGGSKEVNSTSLQHINADKRSESQDSLSNENEYKSSFRIGEALTREQPLPSAYDETDERECSSLVNTVEKPSSPKFPIKKSQSFRTDIDFSQKTHKKPASNTSNTLSNMVKESQDLSFQEDVREVEETTISYKSTISATISADETKIMTISSERPLSTKPMEKELLFYDETAANEKTNLFANNVYVSTTSVLKEKTIENIFTSVSSPEVPLAKENVGSLEKAASSESISTDHYSKTSSVLESKPPKTSSGSENDTNYTQHVVLPPGTDGITITQTFTKHEETKTDLKGNSSHFMQQDNMDIYKGENTMEEVVKADLSVDTRPSIAAINDATQQPNELVITAQESTKTESNLPEMLSGQESTAKSFDNARKSADLPKTPPGLSQQEKDSLAHNFTPRPQPTKREPRLATASEHVPEFLRIQLNRVDSQPAVNVIFDTDKPDPQRSRLKSIDEKLGIKTEQTDDADEQAKRASLISETSQETHGTTSSIKQKLFREEQFKAVKDGADGRNVTGKPAGHTSDGIQKICEPASAFEEIAKPEAGINNPVKTKRSISLTATPSQQNRNYSVVSISSEMQTARHPSKFAFKKQSSSFDSPDSHVPLNDNILNESEDMKTINKYEGSISTKDFGIQDVVIRKKSVQRDPILRKEEDCFPPVERFSSGRESVCSEASSTDNSHRSSKSKETFGSESGSVFENSMNEVVLRKKSVTKEIGLKNEEEPELLKVFARRSLKLKDSDIEVLSQQSLSSKNRENQAVSDTQATKSRDSDKENECGDSPKEERKKLPVKEPLVESKHHTDIVPEPPIKLAAPVNNTRHSSPANFKYQRSISGSSTASNENTNINENILSPYKKDNMSPEKRIRNKTVPESQRTDSCFISSERTPHRAWANIYKEKELHIVSTESKTAAERLNTQTENETNASEVEESSIPRFKRIQQRREEWEQRAQLASKRNLP
- the LOC126281243 gene encoding uncharacterized protein LOC126281243 isoform X2, giving the protein MPLPPTRSRSYEFIDVRGEGKRRRFHPLRGLRRMFRRKAASAGGGAVGSAAGGCRSDEEEAHHHHHPHDHHHAHHHHHHHHADGAALDHLQQEQLRCRSASELLAADGPTARRRSGAGAPGGVGGGPLGAAGLSVSHDSVFTAEHHSSCEDMRSASSLSIQQLVKDELLDAVRRRRSGQQRDQQETSEDTDEDLGLPRSPTNSPPTTADVLLDKTLKENPTKSHSTCSDGSLLSMGSSEMDEDSMGQNSGHSSKISLQDKKIYQENASDAELDIGVLAVPLSHSAARHKMAVRPKRTHGAPRRHRMQQISAGSSLPTTPEVNEEASCRSTSPEVKQRKENASEFSKNDDTEIPAWPSTATEHMLPPLVNLPIEIQQKSASLPPGLALTPGEHVNKLPRSRSNAAYRQTEASSSSRYKRAASASELEMNMSSIIALEALTKSREMFGIVGEEDEDEKADTAEDKDENKEKDEKKEETTFFGRLLSRRSGKKKKEKSDDVDSNLGDNLNKQISAPPLIPKRINEGGQYANDFFTDFTSHASSRHHNTKLQPRSSAASRQRVEPINLPPSPEIEKRGKVLEVPEVTSIPPNDYGSDILVTDKNDNVSVAEKVVPDVMHGNLSVSPPKHVWTSHSAGGSKEVNSTSLQHINADKRSESQDSLSNENEYKSSFRIGEALTREQPLPSAYDETDERECSSLVNTVEKPSSPKFPIKKSQSFRTDIDFSQKTHKKPASNTSNTLSNMVKESQDLSFQEDVREVEETTISYKSTISATISADETKIMTISSERPLSTKPMEKELLFYDETAANEKTNLFANNVYVSTTSVLKEKTIENIFTSVSSPEVPLAKENVGSLEKAASSESISTDHYSKTSSVLESKPPKTSSGSENDTNYTQHVVLPPGTDGITITQTFTKHEETKTDLKGNSSHFMQQDNMDIYKGENTMEEVVKADLSVDTRPSIAAINDATQQPNELVITAQESTKTESNLPEMLSGQESTAKSFDNARKSADLPKTPPGLSQQEKDSLAHNFTPRPQPTKREPRLATASEHVPEFLRIQLNRVDSQPAVNVIFDTDKPDPQRSRLKSIDEKLGIKTEQTDDADEQAKRASLISETSQETHGTTSSIKQKLFREEQFKAVKDGADGRNVTGKPAGHTSDGIQKICEPASAFEEIAKPEAGINNPVKTKRSISLTATPSQQNRNYSVVSISSEMQTARHPSKFAFKKQSSSFDSPDSHVPLNDNILNESEDMKTINKYEGSISTKDFGIQDVVIRKKSVQRDPILRKEEDCFPPVERFSSGRESVCSEASSTDNSHRSSKSKETFGSESGSVFENSMNEVVLRKKSVTKEIGLKNEEEPELLKVFARRSLKLKDSDIEVLSQQSLSSKNRENQAVSDTQATKSRDSDKENECGDSPKEERKKLPVKEPLVESKHHTDIVPEPPIKLAAPVNNTRHSSPANFKYQRSISGSSTASNENTNINENILSPYKKDNMSPEKRIRNKTVPESQRTDSCFISSERTPHRAWANIYKEKELHIVSTESKTAAERLNTQTENETNASEVEESSIPRFKRIQQRREEWEQRAQLASKRNLP
- the LOC126281243 gene encoding uncharacterized protein LOC126281243 isoform X6 encodes the protein MIAVGYLGVTPICLRRENPTKSHSTCSDGSLLSMGSSEMDEDSMGQNSGHSSKISLQDKKIYQENASDAELDIGVLAVPLSHSAARHKMAVRPKRTHGAPRRHRMQQISAGSSLPTTPEVNEEASCRSTSPEVKQRKENASEFSKNDDTEIPAWPSTATEHMLPPLVNLPIEIQQKSASLPPGLALTPGEHVNKLPRSRSNAAYRQTEASSSSRYKRAASASELEMNMSSIIALEALTKSREMFGIVGEEDEDEKADTAEDKDENKEKDEKKEETTFFGRLLSRRSGKKKKEKSDDVDSNLGDNLNKQISAPPLIPKRINEGGQYANDFFTDFTSHASSRHHNTKLQPRSSAASRQRVEPINLPPSPEIEKRGKVLEVPEVTSIPPNDYGSDILVTDKNDNVSVAEKVVPDVMHGNLSVSPPKHVWTSHSAGGSKEVNSTSLQHINADKRSESQDSLSNENEYKSSFRIGEALTREQPLPSAYDETDERECSSLVNTVEKPSSPKFPIKKSQSFRTDIDFSQKTHKKPASNTSNTLSNMVKESQDLSFQEDVREVEETTISYKSTISATISADETKIMTISSERPLSTKPMEKELLFYDETAANEKTNLFANNVYVSTTSVLKEKTIENIFTSVSSPEVPLAKENVGSLEKAASSESISTDHYSKTSSVLESKPPKTSSGSENDTNYTQHVVLPPGTDGITITQTFTKHEETKTDLKGNSSHFMQQDNMDIYKGENTMEEVVKADLSVDTRPSIAAINDATQQPNELVITAQESTKTESNLPEMLSGQESTAKSFDNARKSADLPKTPPGLSQQEKDSLAHNFTPRPQPTKREPRLATASEHVPEFLRIQLNRVDSQPAVNVIFDTDKPDPQRSRLKSIDEKLGIKTEQTDDADEQAKRASLISETSQETHGTTSSIKQKLFREEQFKAVKDGADGRNVTGKPAGHTSDGIQKICEPASAFEEIAKPEAGINNPVKTKRSISLTATPSQQNRNYSVVSISSEMQTARHPSKFAFKKQSSSFDSPDSHVPLNDNILNESEDMKTINKYEGSISTKDFGIQDVVIRKKSVQRDPILRKEEDCFPPVERFSSGRESVCSEASSTDNSHRSSKSKETFGSESGSVFENSMNEVVLRKKSVTKEIGLKNEEEPELLKVFARRSLKLKDSDIEVLSQQSLSSKNRENQAVSDTQATKSRDSDKENECGDSPKEERKKLPVKEPLVESKHHTDIVPEPPIKLAAPVNNTRHSSPANFKYQRSISGSSTASNENTNINENILSPYKKDNMSPEKRIRNKTVPESQRTDSCFISSERTPHRAWANIYKEKELHIVSTESKTAAERLNTQTENETNASEVEESSIPRFKRIQQRREEWEQRAQLASKRNLP